A region of the Styela clava chromosome 1, kaStyClav1.hap1.2, whole genome shotgun sequence genome:
GACCTACAGAGCTGATTACACTCTGGGTGAAAAAGTGAATCGATACTGATGATTGCTCTGTCCCGGCTATGAGATAGAGAAGTCGATCGACACCAACTTGACTGACTACTTCAATAATAACGACATTGTATGTAACAAGTATACCTAGTGTTTTGTCAATAAACaactattttgaattttttacattttgtaatTTGCTGATAGTTACTGCTTAGCTGAAATTCATCAGGCGTTGTAAGATTCGTAAGCTGTTTCCACTTGTGTTTGCTTAGTTGTCGCAGGCAGAGCTTGTTCGTAACCGGCAGTTTCTTGCAGGACATTTGATGATGATGGTTGTTCGTAAGCTGATTCCACTTGTGTTTGCTTAGTTGTCGCAGGCAGAGCTTGTTCGTAACCGGCAGTTTCTTGCAGGACATTTGATGATGATGGTTGTTCGTAAGCTGATTCCACTTGTGTTTGCTTAGTTGTCGCAGGCAGAACTTGTTCGTAACCGGCAGTTTCTTGCAAGACATTTGAATATGATGGTTGTGAAGCTGGATTGTTGGGAGGAGTTGCTAATTAATTTAAAGAATGTAATTAGCAACCACAGAACAAACAAAAATCGATTTAAAATACTTATCTTGTTAGAAATCAGATCTAAGTGAACCTGTGGTAGACAGtgtgttaaaataataattttttaaataaaatatctcaGTTTTTTTCCATCACTTCATAGAAGGTATGTTCACAGACCTAgctctttcaaatttttagtaattTAATGGGCGTGACTCCTAGTAGGGCTTtaattttattcactttttatTTGCGGTGGCATTCCAATTTTGTATAAACTCGAGATATTCAAATTGTATTGCCCCACTATTAGAACCTGTATTGATTGATAAACGTTTTCTATCCCATCAACATTGATGccttttttttatcattgaaGTGGAGTTACAACTTTTATTGTGACCGTATGCTGTTGTGTTTATACACTTTGAATGACACttcgaatttgattttatgggaataatattttatacatcAGTTCTGATTATTTCTCACTACCTTTTTCTTCTATAGTTTCGTAATTATGTTCTTTTACTTCTGCCTTTTCCTTCAAATTCTTTATTTCTTTCTTCGATTTGTATATGATCCAGACAGAGACGACCAAGAAGACGAAAGGAATGAGAAAACCAATCACAAAACTGATGATGTTGAACTCGAACGCTTCtttttctaaaacaaatacGTTACTCTGATTTCCCGTTGATATTTAAAGGTTTTGAGATTatagttttattaaaattagcaaCATCATCTCTAGAATTACAAAGATAGTATATAACGTTCACAATAAAAGAAGACTTTATTCTTCTTTTAATTCTCAAAACTATTTGCTTGTTATCTTGTGTTGTTTGaaatttgctaatttttttcataatctgGCTTTGAATTAACCAAAtctgaatatttgttattcTTACCGGTATCGTTCTTAGCAGTAGTTTCTTGTTCACCTTGTTTCAACGTTATAGAGGGGCTTTGACTGAAATTTATTTGGTCACCAGAGGGCGTGGAATAAACTATCGAGACACTGAAGTAAAATAAGTTATATTATGCATTGCGAAAATAAATTTCTCAAATGAAATaggtatatattatatttgatttgatAGCACCATTAAATAAGTAAATCAATCTAATTTGACGTTAACATATATCTTTACTGTCTGTCGGTTTTGAAATAGCATTATATTAATACCAaaactttcaattaaaaaattaaaagtctATGATGATCTATATAACTCTAAGATATATATAGAATACCTGAACATctttttatctaattttttgTTCCTTCCtgtgaataaaatttcttttccAGAACTTTCTTCATTTTGTATCCCTGCTTTTCCGGTATTTATTACGTCACATGTTGTCATTGATTCATCACCGAGTGTAATATTCATTCGCTTATCGTtcatgctaaaatattttattcaatgtagAATAGAATATGATATGTTATGCAGGAAATATCGCTGCTGCTCGAGACAATAGAAAAACCGCGTTGCAACGACGCATACAGGTATTTACACCatgaaacttttcaaaattcatcTATGGTGGTACGAACATATGCAGTATCAATGTATCTTCTTGCATGTGCGTTGTATGCCCATACAATAGCCCAAAAGTATTGGAGTAAAGTATTCGTAGTACAATGCGTTTCGTTATAGTTTTTAGAAAAAATCAACGTCAAAAATCTTATAAATTTATACCGAAATATCGCCGTTGTCCTGATATATTACGTAATACCTACATTGCCCTGGTACCGATTGCGAATAAATCTTTTATTCGATTAGTTAATCTTAATATCGCCaataaactttcaatcattTTCTTATGTTTCATATTTCAGGCAAAGTTTACAAATCATGTTTAACTAAAACGCCTAATTAAATAATCACGTAATAtaattttctataaataaaaactatttacAACCTTGAAACAGGTATTGCTTTAGCAATATACTTATCACCGCTCTCTGTGTTGTTAATATTTATCATGTCAGTCAAGGAGAAGGCCACGTCGTGTTCCTTCAAATTTGTGCGTACAAGTACGAATATGCAACTGTAAATTAATAGATTATAGATTATACAATAACAGAAATTGTACCGACATCTTGTTTTGTTGAAGAATAAAGTTCATATTGAAAAATGATACTaatcaaaattaatcagaaCTTTCGTGTCTTTTAAGCCGAGTGATTATATTGGTACAGGAGAGGAATAATATACCTAATACGATATATGAACAGGcacaattgatttttttttcaggctaATAGGAAGATGAATGTACTACCTTTATTGTCGATATATTATTTTCTACTCTGTTGCATTTAGCTTACCTGACAAGGCCATTAGTCTCATCTGGTGCTTGTATTCCGAGTTTTTTGAATCCACATACGCTGCTAACTAGGTTATCTTCAAAACTATCAGGCGGAAAAACCTTTGTGGGAGCTAAAATACAAGACAGTGTTTAGTCAAAGGCATTACGATATCCTTGATTTTTTCTTCAGGATTCACATTTTTGCTGCAAACAGCGTTCTGCAAACGTGTCTAATtatcgtttcaatttgaaaattgatacatATTTAGAACGCAATGACTTACGCAACTTCGCATATCTTGGGTTAATCAGAGTTGTTGAGTAGATTAGTGATTACAAAATTGAATACACAAACATTGAATTCTGAATATACCTCTAGGTTTTCCAAGACAACTGCCAGTAACAGATAAAATTTGACCAAATCCAGCACAACTGAATATTTTGATTGAAGCGGAATAGTTACGATTTGATTCTGGTTGAAACGAATACACGGATGATGACGTCACGTTTATTAGTTTCATGTCTGTCTTCAAGTTTGAATCTCGTGAGGAAGCCAGGGTTGAAGTTAGATTCAGTTCCTATTAATCATGAGATAAGTAATTACATCCGAAAGTCACTAAAAATGCTCTGAAAATTGATGTCAAATAAGGATGTTGAAGATAACGTAAAACCTTCCAGCTGATTGgaatatgaattggatataaattactaataaacaaaaaacaaatgtgCAATTTATATCAGCGGACCAAAACAGATCTACGATCGTAAGTATAAACAGTCAAACTTCACGACTTAATGTGGACTTCATGATACACGTTGGGATTCTAAATTCAATTGACATATATTCAACCAAAGCTGTGTGTTTCGGATAATGtgagtcaaaataaaaatattgcttacCACAGTATATGGATCACCAGTCTCTGTCTTGTTAGATAAGATCCAAGAGATGACGCAAGTTTGTGTATTCTTGTATTGTATAATAGACGACGATTCTGCAGATAACATTGCTCCCCCTGTTGTTGCGTTTCGGAAAGTAGAATATTTGGTTGGACAGTTATCTTTTGTTGCACATGCAGTAATCTGACAAAAGATATTTATATAGGCATTTTAATAACGAAAGTATAAATGGGGCAGTAAACTAATTTAGCCTTACAGGTAAAGGCGATCTTAAAAAGAGAGACCTTCGTCCACAAATATTCGCATAAAATAAGTGCGGAACAATCGATGTGAACAATATAATAAATCGTTATTGCTTACTTTGATTGTATAGGCTGTGGTTGGCGACAAACTGATTATTGTTGTTGACTGTTTTTCAGATGTTGGTAAACCCACCCATCTTGTTGATCCGCCTGAGGTCGGACTTACTTCTATCCTGTAAAACAGATGTTAGTTTACGCTGGCATTAATGCAAGTAACAACGGGTAGCAATATGCGTAATGGAATTGGGTCGTGACCAGCATGACAGATTTACGTTTTGACTTTTAGTAATACCTTTAGTAAATTTAACAATGTAAATCGAGCAGCTTTAGCCGTTTTCTCAAATGACTTTATAACATTGTTGTCAAAGCGAGTATTCAATCAGATTTGTCTATAGGCCTGTTCCGTGTAAAAGATGGCACATAAACTAAATCTTGTGGATATATCAAATTATTCATAAAGATGAACATACTTGTGTGGCAATCCAACAGCATTTAAATGTGGTTGCCATGAGATGATCAAGTTAGAATTGCAGACGTTATTGGATATTTGATGGATTGTGGGATTTCCATCCACTGACAAAGTAAATAAAGTTAGATTAGCTGACAGAGATTACAAAATCAAGCAGAGATCGTTATTTTTATTCACCTCCATATGATTCAGTCGTAGCTTTCCAGGTTTGGCCAATTTGATAACGACAACTATAGGATCCCGCATCTGCAATATTTGCGTTTTGAAGATTTAATGTTGCTGATCCATTTTGTATCGTTTGATAAACTTTACTTGTATTTTCGGTTGATACTTTGTTAGATGCTTTGCGCCATTCAATTTGTATTGCAGCGCTGCAGTTTGTTGCAAAACACCTTTTCTGGTTTACGTTGATGGTTTGTATTCTAACGAACGGGCCTGGAAATACTGAAGCAGAATGTGTGAAATTTGAAGCTGTAAATAACACAAATTGGTTTAGATTAAGAAAAAACTAGGTTGATTACTTTGGTTCATGCAAGCAGAAACACTGAACATTGAAAGTAGTTAGCGCAACTCTGTTTGTAACACAATTTGAATTAAGTGATTGAAGCCCAATAATTCTATTATGAGCATTCAGTGGCACCGAAAAACAATACTTGTATCGTATACTTGTACATGTGATATATATTGATCAGTTCCAATTGTATATTCCTAATTTGACAATctatttcaattcatatttaatttaCGATCATTAATTTTAAGTGCTAGCTTATTGGTCAGGAAGTTGATATATTTGAGTTTTGCTGGGACAGTGCGGTAGTTACTGTAGTGTTCTGGGTACTATAGCTTTTGCACAGTTCAAGCTTCCTTCATAATATCGTATGATTTTTGtggaattgtttttaaaatattatgtttGAACCTCGTGTGCATTTATTTGAGTTTTGCTCTATTGTTTCTTTAGATAGAATCTATGCAACTTGTTACGTTCCCATTATCTCCGATTGAGCAAGCTTGCATATGCTGACCACTTGTAGAATATTAGACTAATTTATTGCATAGCTAGAAAACCCATGTAAAGGTGATTATGAGGACAATTTATACAAGTCCATTCTCAAACCAAAGCCATCTATGTTAAGGAATGTCATCAGCGAATGgagaaaaatcaataaatattaccTTTCTGGCAAATGTAGTAGAAGTTTCCATCACAAGATATATCAAGCCACTCATACGTTTGTCTTCCAACTACCAAACAATCTTCATTGCCAACATTGTTTGGTTGATTCGATTTCCTGATAAATTTAGAAGCCgaataaaatattctaaaaattatGCAGGCTCTAAGCATTTAATTTAAGAAATAGTTAGTGACAAGTTGTTACGCTGATATAGCTCCTAAATATTTTCCGAACAGAGGAAGTATTGATAAACTACATATGAAATTAGACTAAGTTTTTGCTTGGCATAATTTATTCAATTGCCCCTAACAGGTATCTAGTGAGGTTTGTCAGGAATTCACCTCGGATAAAAGGAATTTGACTACGACGGATaataaatatcattattggagTTATGCCGTGGTATTTCTCTTTACtataatattgataataatGAATACCGCGTGGTATACAAGTTCTGAAAACTATTTCACGcagaaaatatattgtttattaaattCGTTTGCAACTTTTCTAAATAATGTTAAGAAAAACACCAGTTTTGATATCCTGTTATTCCTCTCATCATCACATCAGAAGCATCCTGCCATCTCCAATCTCCTTCGTTAGCTATGTCGTTTCCTCCGATATAAAAGGTGTTATCCTCACTTTGTAGGCTAAGAACATAGAaatagtattattttttttttttttttgaagaaaagaaaagaacaatcgattaaaaattgagaaaatgtCTGAAAGGAGAGCTGAAATATCCCACGGACGCGCTAAGATAACTAAAGAGCTTTTGTCTAATGAAGCAAAGTAGTAATAAAAAACGTTGAATATGCCAGGTAGCCCGTAATCAAAAATCAGTTAGTTCCGGTGTTTGTGTGATTTGCAAACATGAATTGATTTGTTTAAAAACTAATTTCTGAAAAACCCATTCCGTAAAGAACAGTTTTCgtttatatttatacaaatatacaaaCTTGTGAGCTATAGAAATTATATTGATTCTTGCTTTTATTCTATTCACGATAGACTACTTGTTTCAATGCAACACATCCAAGGTAAATAAATCGCTGTGTAAATGTTAAAACTAAAAAGATTTCTCGATGTACGTACTGCGGCAGATTTTACTAatataatgtaaaaataaagaagtacatatttggaaatatcCCGATCCTACAACATGCTtcctaaaagtaaaataaatcttTAGCTCAAGTACATCACTGTGCAAACAATATCCTATTTCAACTCACGCATATAATAGGTGTTTAATCTACATCGAGATGGTACAAACAACAGTGAGATAATCAATTTTATCTATTTAGTGCTAAAGTTTCATTCAACACATAGAACAATTCACATATTATATAACACcaagatatcaaaaataagtttCTTTTTAACTCACTCGAATGCTGAATTAATGACTGTCGTCATTCTCTCATTATCAACTTTAGCTAAGTAACCTCCCAATCCCTCACAGGAAGATTTAGCGCTGTTGTAAGTTTTATGTTGTTTGAAGAAAAGCAGTTCAAACCCATCAACACATTCTTTCTTCCAGGGATCTGAAACACAACGGTATCTGGAATTGTAATCAGATTCAAATTTGAACAATTGAATAAAGAACAATTCtcatttattaacataaaatttgacaaaagtAAAATTGTAATGATATATTGAATAAGTATACAATACTTTAAAagctgaaattttttaattcattataaGGAAACTTTGTATTTGTCCGTGAGAACGCAACCTAAACAAAAGGTTTTCATCGAGATATGACAAAAAGTTTTCATTCATAAAATTAAACTAACCTTGAGCTGAAACACTGATGATAAGGATCGAAAACAATATCACCAAAATTGAAAGATTCATCTTTATTATTCGAAGGACACAGTTTTTGACATTTGTCGTCAACCTAAATATTACAACCTAATTTTAATTCTTTTTGATCAGGTCGTTTTAGGTTTCAATTATCATAACtgcaatgtaaaaaataaaattaatttaatgccacttttaaaaataaaattatattttttatcgaAATTAAATCAAGCAACTCAAGTAAATGGACGTGACAAACATCACAGTTCCTATTGTTGAAGCAATATTATGAATAACGGCGAATCACGTCGACTGATTTGAACCTTTGTGTCGTAGAAGATCGACCATTTCACCAGTATGCCCAGCTACATAAATTCGTCCCTCTTATATTCAGATTTTAGTTGATCATAGATCGTTGTTTGCTTAAGACTGAACTGGTTATTAATATATTTCGACATTGCGGCAATATCCATGAGTCTTTCTTGTGGTAAACTACAAGCAGCAGAAGTGGCTGTACCTGCTATGAAGCGAAAGCCTTGAAACACTTTTTCACGAGAATACTTTGATACAGTGATAATAATTACATAACTTATGCGTAAGTTTCTTCATTCACATTTTGAAACTCCTACAAACTGCTACTAATATTACCGTACCAACAATTCTCGAAACCCGCTCTACATACAATCATGAGAAGTGAACGTAAATTGTCACGTAGGAGTGTTCAACTGTTTACGGTTTACTGAGTCAGTCTACCACTTCCctcaacaataacaaaatagtTGGAAACGCACCGAAACAAGGACGTCCAATAACCGTTCCTAAATCACAATGAATTGTGTGTTCATGCATCAGTTATACCTGATGTAATAGCACATATGCATAAGGAAGTATTGCCTTTATACTCGTTAAGCAAACACTGAATTGTGATTATGCTTAGCATTGTTGTCACGAGTGCATattatgaaaaacaaatattataacCAAATGGAAATCGTTTTcctctgtcttttattagtgtgTACCTATAGCATCAACCCCCCAAATGCAATTGAGATCTAATCGCAACACACCCACCATACACTGTATCACACAGATCTTCGAGATGTTCGATAACAAATCAGAATACGTTAATTACAAAACGTAACGTCTCATACAAATATgctaacttgaaaaaaaaaatttctcacaCTTAAGAAATTTGCATTATTGTGATTTAAGACAAGTATTTCTTACCAGCTAGAAGAGGTTTGAGGTGAACGAGTCTAACTCCCTATCTTCATCTAAGCCTTTATGCTAGAGATCTGCTTGAAAATAATGTAGGAACATATTTTATCATTATGTTGTTTTCTTCCATATTGAAAATACATCGAGTTCTGAATGAGGAATGCCGCATTGAACTAACTGCAAGACGACATTGCTttagtgaattttattgaagaAACGATATTTCCCGAGAAAGCTATTAGGCAATAACTTTATACGTCGTTTACAAAATCTTTTCATGCTTTGTCACAACATTTAGGATTGTTCATTGTTTCAGGATAACCCATTTCATTTCTTACACTTTCGAAAGAATACTTTTTTAATGAaactattttttgcaaaaatggaCGGAACACGCGACTAGGTAATAAAAATGCATTATTACAAAGTGTAAAGTTTAATTTGCTCAATATAGGCCACGAACACCTCTGTATTCATGCTCCCGTTTTAACAACATATAAAAtcttacaattaaaatttgtttgctgaatatttcaatatgtttattttttttttaatcggaTGAATTGAGTTCTAATTCCcaaaaaggtaaaatttgacTAGTTCTATTCGTCCGCGTCACGTCGTGATACAACTTGGTCATTTCGAATCCAACACATACGAAAACAAACCACTATCGTTAATAAACGCTTCAACAATATGTCTTACGCGGTATCTGGTCACTAGAGCATGAATTCGCATTTTCTTGTAGTTTATGTCAGAATACGCTATGTTAGTCGGACAGCTTGGGTCGAGTGTTCGAACAAACCAGTTTGGCTAAACTAAAACTCCAAATCTCGACACTAGACCGGTACTAATCCCCGGTGTCGGTACGGAGTACGGAGTACGGAGATTGACGTTATCGCATTACTTTTAAAACACACTAAACTCCACCGCCTTATGTGGCTTGATCAAGCTCCCAGTAATTGCACCGGCCCCGCCATCTATGCCACCGGGAAACATGATCAGTCCAATATCGACATCACATCTCAACACCATCGTCGCAACAGCCCAATACAGCACTTTAAGGACGACCGTTTGGCATTTTGGCACAATCACAAGGGAGTCACAAGGGATTCACAACTTTGCAAGTTATTAACGCCGAACAGGAAGCTATTGTTCTTAACGAAACCAAAGTTGTGTATGTCTTTGGGTGACTGCAAAACAGAACAAACAGTATTGACGCCTCGTAGAAATACTAAAAATTCACACCCACAATTCATTGAAACTATTGTTTTTACCGAAACCAAGGCTTTGTATGTCTTTGGGTGACTGCAAAACGGAAAGAACAGTATTGACGTCTCGTATAATTACTAAAAATTCACAACCTCAAatctaggcttgcacgtaattgacaaaaatcaattccgtaattacggcaaaatcaattacgtaatgaccccgtaattgcgatatttctccacgcatttaaacctatcgtaACAACCCATTGAATCCActtttttccgaatgggacattgaagttgggttttcctattcttggcagtactacacgccggcggcagatTTACTCAAATCAATGAGTCACGTTAGTATATGAGGTATGTATTGCTAAAGTGACAgtattttattctgtatataCAATGTTAATATATGAAAGTAAAAACATATTGCTGGGCAATTtaatgaacatatataaatttaatgtggagcagaaatataatatattaatataatgtatatataatatcgtTTCAAAGATGGCAATGTGTGGGATTTTGAGTTTGTTGGAGAACAATTTTGTCAAATCTTGTTTCTCCGTCATTACTGTTTTAATTTggtgaaatgataaaaaatttaaattataaaaaacaaaaacaccaTAAGTTTCTTGATTGCAGTAGtcagtaaaaataatttcacattCA
Encoded here:
- the LOC144422850 gene encoding uncharacterized protein LOC144422850 is translated as MNLSILVILFSILIISVSAQDPWKKECVDGFELLFFKQHKTYNSAKSSCEGLGGYLAKVDNERMTTVINSAFDLQSEDNTFYIGGNDIANEGDWRWQDASDVMMRGITGYQNWKSNQPNNVGNEDCLVVGRQTYEWLDISCDGNFYYICQKVFPGPFVRIQTINVNQKRCFATNCSAAIQIEWRKASNKVSTENTSKVYQTIQNGSATLNLQNANIADAGSYSCRYQIGQTWKATTESYGVDGNPTIHQISNNVCNSNLIISWQPHLNAVGLPHKIEVSPTSGGSTRWVGLPTSEKQSTTIISLSPTTAYTIKITACATKDNCPTKYSTFRNATTGGAMLSAESSSIIQYKNTQTCVISWILSNKTETGDPYTVELNLTSTLASSRDSNLKTDMKLINVTSSSVYSFQPESNRNYSASIKIFSCAGFGQILSVTGSCLGKPRAPTKVFPPDSFEDNLVSSVCGFKKLGIQAPDETNGLVSCIFVLVRTNLKEHDVAFSLTDMININNTESGDKYIAKAIPVSSMNDKRMNITLGDESMTTCDVINTGKAGIQNEESSGKEILFTGRNKKLDKKMFSVSIVYSTPSGDQINFSQSPSITLKQGEQETTAKNDTEKEAFEFNIISFVIGFLIPFVFLVVSVWIIYKSKKEIKNLKEKAEVKEHNYETIEEKATPPNNPASQPSYSNVLQETAGYEQVLPATTKQTQVESAYEQPSSSNVLQETAGYEQALPATTKQTQVESAYEQPSSSNVLQETAGYEQALPATTKQTQVETAYESYNA